A single window of Usitatibacter rugosus DNA harbors:
- a CDS encoding patatin-like phospholipase family protein, with the protein MEAIPKAGLVLAGGGARAAYQVGVVQALREMLPDAKQNPFPIIAGTSAGAINATALASHADNFGEGVDRLLEVWRHFEPRHVYRSDLVGVIANSARWFMGMFFGNVVKNEPISLLDNRPLQALLERRVLFDRIQPNIDAGFLDALAITCSGYTSGQSCSFFQGKAELEGWKRSQRVGIQAKIGVEHLMASAAIPFLFPAHKLNREYFGDGSMRQIAPVSPALHLGADRVIVVGTARLRTDSPERTRGEIYPSVAQVAGHVMNSIFLDSLAVDIERLERINRTISVTPQDALRKMGLTLHHVDVLVLTPSEPLDQIAIKHVRHLPYPIRMLLRSIGAMRRGGANLASYLLFEQGYCRELIQLGYNDTMKRREEVEAFLVGSMCPIPGAFNRTVKFLTPLTAEHARTPSGTP; encoded by the coding sequence ATGGAGGCGATTCCCAAGGCAGGACTGGTGCTCGCAGGCGGCGGAGCGCGCGCGGCCTATCAAGTCGGCGTGGTCCAGGCGCTGAGGGAGATGCTGCCCGACGCGAAGCAGAACCCGTTTCCGATCATCGCCGGCACGTCCGCGGGCGCCATCAACGCGACCGCGCTCGCCAGCCACGCGGACAATTTCGGCGAGGGCGTGGATCGCCTTCTCGAAGTGTGGCGGCATTTCGAGCCGCGCCACGTCTATCGCTCGGATCTGGTGGGCGTCATCGCCAACAGCGCGCGCTGGTTCATGGGCATGTTCTTCGGCAACGTCGTGAAGAACGAGCCCATCTCGCTGCTGGACAACCGGCCGCTCCAGGCCCTCCTCGAGCGACGCGTCCTCTTCGACCGCATCCAGCCCAATATCGACGCCGGCTTCCTCGATGCGCTCGCCATCACCTGCTCGGGCTACACATCGGGGCAGAGCTGCAGCTTCTTCCAGGGCAAGGCCGAGCTGGAGGGCTGGAAGCGCTCGCAGCGCGTCGGCATCCAGGCCAAGATCGGCGTCGAGCACCTGATGGCCTCGGCCGCCATCCCGTTCCTCTTCCCCGCGCACAAGCTCAATCGCGAGTACTTCGGCGACGGCTCCATGCGCCAGATCGCTCCCGTGAGCCCGGCGCTGCACCTCGGCGCCGACCGCGTGATCGTCGTCGGCACCGCACGGCTGCGCACGGATTCGCCCGAGCGCACGCGCGGCGAGATCTACCCCAGCGTCGCGCAGGTGGCCGGCCACGTGATGAACTCCATCTTCCTCGACAGCCTCGCCGTCGACATCGAGCGCCTGGAGCGCATCAACCGCACCATCAGCGTGACGCCCCAGGACGCGCTGCGAAAGATGGGTCTCACGCTGCATCACGTCGACGTGCTCGTGCTGACGCCCTCCGAGCCCCTCGACCAGATCGCGATCAAGCACGTGCGCCACCTGCCGTATCCGATCCGCATGCTGCTGCGCTCGATCGGCGCGATGCGCCGCGGCGGGGCCAACCTCGCGAGCTACCTGCTCTTCGAGCAAGGCTACTGCCGCGAGCTGATCCAGCTCGGCTACAACGACACGATGAAGCGGCGCGAGGAGGTCGAAGCCTTCCTCGTCGGTTCGATGTGTCCCATTCCCGGCGCGTTCAACCGCACCGTGAAGTTCCTCACGCCACTTACTGCAGAGCACGCAAGAACACCGAGCGGCACGCCATAG